In Saccharothrix syringae, the following are encoded in one genomic region:
- a CDS encoding sensor histidine kinase has translation MKRALAALTGGAFLTLALGVLASGDPVPSLPLGAVFALLAVVGFEWVRERGARWAWAYVAVQLPLAFLVFTVSPSVGATLFLVVLVSQCVLLLPLPGTALVVALVPLVHLGMPWHEALREGLGTLAAVLFAAVVTELLVREQRSRTELAEAHGRLRDHAAQAERLATAQERNRVARDIHDGLGHSLTVVQMQVKAARAVLPTDPAKADDVLAKAQRQAEEALAEVRRSVRALREPRPTPPLAEALRSLAEETSAAGVPTRLAVSGAQRPLPDETREALFRTAQEGLTNVRKHARAGRVDLVLDYADAAVRLEVRDDGTGAADGRPPGFGLLGLRERAAHLGGRVHLESFPGRGCTLTVEVPG, from the coding sequence ATGAAACGGGCTCTCGCGGCGCTGACCGGCGGCGCGTTCCTCACCCTGGCGCTCGGGGTCCTCGCCTCCGGGGACCCCGTGCCGTCGCTGCCGCTCGGCGCGGTGTTCGCGCTGCTGGCCGTGGTCGGTTTCGAGTGGGTGCGCGAGCGGGGCGCCCGGTGGGCGTGGGCCTACGTCGCCGTCCAGCTCCCGTTGGCGTTCCTGGTCTTCACGGTGAGCCCGAGCGTCGGTGCCACGCTGTTCCTGGTCGTCCTGGTGAGCCAGTGCGTGCTGCTGCTCCCGCTGCCCGGCACCGCCCTGGTGGTCGCGCTGGTCCCGCTGGTGCACCTGGGCATGCCGTGGCACGAGGCGCTGCGCGAGGGTCTGGGCACGCTGGCGGCGGTGCTGTTCGCCGCGGTCGTCACCGAGCTGCTGGTCCGCGAGCAGCGGTCCCGCACCGAGCTGGCCGAGGCGCACGGGCGGTTGCGCGACCACGCCGCGCAGGCCGAGCGGCTGGCCACCGCGCAGGAGCGCAACCGGGTGGCCCGCGACATCCACGACGGGCTCGGGCACTCGCTGACCGTGGTGCAGATGCAGGTCAAGGCGGCGCGGGCGGTGCTGCCGACCGACCCGGCCAAGGCCGACGACGTGCTGGCCAAGGCGCAGCGGCAGGCCGAGGAGGCGTTGGCCGAGGTGCGCCGCTCGGTGCGGGCCCTGCGCGAACCGCGCCCGACCCCGCCGCTGGCCGAGGCGCTGCGCTCGCTGGCCGAGGAGACCTCGGCGGCCGGCGTGCCCACGCGGCTGGCGGTGTCGGGCGCGCAGCGGCCGCTGCCGGACGAGACGCGGGAGGCGTTGTTCCGGACCGCGCAGGAGGGCCTGACCAACGTGCGCAAGCACGCCCGCGCCGGCCGGGTCGACCTGGTGCTGGACTACGCCGACGCGGCGGTGCGCCTGGAGGTCCGCGACGACGGCACCGGCGCCGCCGACGGGCGGCCGCCCGGTTTCGGCCTGCTCGGGCTGCGCGAGCGGGCCGCGCACCTGGGCGGTCGGGTGCACCTGGAATCCTTCCCCGGACGGGGCTGCACGTTGACGGTGGAGGTGCCGGGATGA
- a CDS encoding LysR family transcriptional regulator, with product MNVELRHLRALAAIGDEGTITGAAAALRVGQPALSRTLEQLERRLGTRLVERTTRSLALTEAGQRMWEHAHRILNQLDDALAEVVGGGRPLRVGFGWAALGRHTVPLLRDWRAKHPGTPTKVRRCDDPEAALRRGEVDVAFMRTSPVDPAFASRVLYREPRLVAVPDGDPLAGRDAVLLADLVDRSVALCSTAATTSADLWPADARPETFEVPGVDEWLTTIALGEAVGVTTEATGHSHPHPGVHYLPLADAGPVAVRLVWPRTLTHPATTAFREHAATLAG from the coding sequence ATGAATGTGGAGCTGAGGCACCTGCGGGCGCTGGCCGCCATCGGCGACGAGGGCACCATCACCGGCGCCGCGGCCGCGTTGCGGGTCGGGCAGCCCGCCCTGTCGCGGACCCTGGAGCAGTTGGAGCGCCGGCTGGGCACGCGCCTGGTCGAGCGCACCACCCGCAGCCTCGCGCTCACCGAGGCCGGGCAGCGGATGTGGGAGCACGCGCACCGCATCCTCAACCAGCTCGACGACGCCCTGGCCGAGGTGGTGGGGGGCGGGCGCCCGCTGCGCGTCGGGTTCGGCTGGGCGGCGCTGGGCAGGCACACCGTGCCGCTGCTGCGCGACTGGCGCGCGAAGCACCCCGGCACGCCCACGAAGGTGCGCCGCTGCGACGACCCGGAGGCCGCGCTGCGCCGGGGCGAGGTGGACGTGGCGTTCATGCGCACGTCGCCGGTCGACCCGGCGTTCGCGTCCCGGGTGCTCTACCGGGAACCCCGGCTCGTCGCGGTGCCCGACGGCGACCCGCTGGCCGGCCGGGACGCCGTGCTGCTGGCCGACCTGGTCGACCGGTCGGTGGCGCTGTGCTCGACCGCGGCGACCACGAGCGCGGACCTGTGGCCTGCGGACGCGCGGCCCGAGACGTTCGAGGTGCCCGGGGTCGACGAGTGGCTGACCACGATCGCGCTGGGCGAGGCGGTGGGGGTGACCACGGAGGCGACCGGGCACAGCCACCCGCACCCCGGCGTGCACTACCTGCCGCTGGCCGACGCCGGCCCGGTGGCGGTGCGCCTGGTGTGGCCCCGCACCCTGACCCACCCCGCCACCACCGCGTTCCGCGAGCACGCCGCGACACTCGCCGGGTGA
- a CDS encoding short chain dehydrogenase: MKILLIGAGGTIGTVVHKTLAGRGHDVLSVGRTSGDLRFDFTDPEQVAALYAAAGPVDAVVGAAGGVPFKPLDQLTADDFRTGFHNKVLSQVELVRQGVRHVAERGSFTLITGVLAREPIVTGTVASLVNGAIESFVMAAAVEIAPQRVNAVSPSVVTEDLPKYDRFFPGMPSHDLAAVARAYVRSVEGAQTGQVLVP, encoded by the coding sequence ATGAAGATCCTCTTGATCGGTGCCGGCGGCACCATCGGCACCGTCGTCCACAAGACCCTCGCCGGGCGGGGCCACGACGTGCTCTCCGTCGGCCGCACCAGCGGTGACCTGCGCTTCGACTTCACCGACCCGGAGCAGGTCGCCGCCCTGTACGCGGCGGCGGGCCCGGTGGACGCGGTGGTCGGCGCCGCCGGTGGCGTGCCGTTCAAGCCGCTGGACCAGCTCACCGCCGACGACTTCCGCACCGGCTTCCACAACAAGGTGCTCAGCCAGGTGGAGCTGGTGCGGCAGGGCGTCCGGCACGTCGCCGAGCGCGGTTCGTTCACCCTGATCACCGGCGTCCTGGCGCGCGAGCCGATCGTCACGGGCACGGTCGCGTCCCTGGTCAACGGGGCGATCGAGAGCTTCGTCATGGCCGCGGCCGTCGAGATCGCGCCGCAGCGCGTCAACGCGGTGAGCCCGTCCGTGGTCACCGAGGACCTGCCGAAGTACGACAGGTTCTTCCCCGGCATGCCGTCGCACGACCTCGCCGCGGTGGCACGGGCCTACGTGCGGTCCGTCGAGGGCGCGCAGACCGGGCAGGTCCTCGTCCCCTGA
- a CDS encoding response regulator encodes MNPVRVLLVDDQALFREALATLLGTHDGIEVVGEAGDGDEALRRSAELAPDVVLMDLRMPVLDGVAATRRLRVERPGARVIALTTFDDDEDVFAALRAGAVGYLLKDVSSARLVEAVLAASRGESVLQPSVAAKVVARFARLPDAPPEPRPQPLVVPLSERELEVLRLLADGRSNREIAAALFLAEGTVKNHVTNVLAKLGVRDRTRAALRARALDLL; translated from the coding sequence ATGAACCCGGTCCGGGTACTGCTCGTGGACGACCAGGCGCTGTTCCGCGAGGCGCTGGCGACCCTGCTGGGCACCCACGACGGCATCGAGGTGGTGGGCGAGGCGGGCGACGGCGACGAGGCGCTGCGCCGGTCCGCCGAGCTGGCGCCCGACGTCGTGCTGATGGACCTGCGCATGCCCGTGCTGGACGGGGTCGCCGCCACCCGCAGGCTGCGCGTCGAGCGGCCGGGCGCGCGGGTCATCGCGCTGACCACGTTCGACGACGACGAGGACGTGTTCGCCGCCCTGCGCGCCGGCGCGGTCGGCTACCTGCTCAAGGACGTGTCCTCGGCGCGGCTGGTCGAGGCGGTGCTGGCCGCCTCCCGGGGCGAGTCGGTGCTGCAGCCGTCGGTGGCGGCCAAGGTGGTGGCGAGGTTCGCGCGGCTGCCCGACGCCCCGCCGGAACCCCGCCCGCAGCCGCTGGTGGTGCCGCTGTCCGAGCGCGAGCTGGAGGTGCTGCGCCTGCTGGCCGACGGTCGCAGCAACCGGGAGATCGCCGCCGCGCTGTTCCTGGCCGAGGGCACGGTGAAGAACCACGTGACCAACGTGCTGGCCAAGCTCGGCGTCCGCGACCGCACCCGGGCCGCCCTGCGCGCCCGTGCCCTGGACCTGCTCTAG
- a CDS encoding lytic polysaccharide monooxygenase auxiliary activity family 9 protein, with protein sequence MAIPARRTRLARVGATVTVVAALFTSLLTGVADAHGSTTDPPSRNYGCWQRWGSDFQNPTMAQQDPMCWQAWQADTNAMWNWNGLYRENVAGNHQGVIPNGQLCSGGRTGGMRYAALDNPGQWKAATKSRQFTLTVTDQARHGADYLRVYVTRQGFDPTTQQLGWGNLELVATTGRYAPAGTYQVAVNAGSRTGRHVVYVIWQASHMDQSYYFCSDVIFQ encoded by the coding sequence ATGGCCATCCCTGCGAGAAGGACCCGGCTCGCCCGGGTCGGCGCGACGGTCACCGTCGTCGCCGCCCTGTTCACGAGCCTGCTCACCGGCGTCGCCGACGCGCACGGGTCGACCACCGACCCGCCGTCCCGCAACTACGGCTGCTGGCAGCGGTGGGGCAGTGACTTCCAGAACCCCACGATGGCCCAGCAGGACCCGATGTGCTGGCAGGCGTGGCAGGCCGACACCAACGCCATGTGGAACTGGAACGGCCTCTACCGGGAGAACGTGGCGGGCAACCACCAGGGCGTGATCCCGAACGGCCAGCTGTGCAGCGGCGGCCGCACCGGCGGTATGCGGTACGCGGCGCTGGACAACCCCGGCCAGTGGAAGGCGGCCACCAAGTCGAGGCAGTTCACCCTGACCGTCACCGACCAGGCCCGCCACGGCGCGGACTACCTGCGGGTCTACGTGACGCGCCAGGGCTTCGACCCGACCACGCAGCAGCTGGGCTGGGGCAACCTGGAACTGGTGGCGACCACCGGCCGCTACGCGCCGGCGGGCACCTACCAGGTCGCGGTGAACGCGGGCAGCCGCACCGGCCGCCACGTCGTGTACGTGATCTGGCAGGCCAGCCACATGGACCAGTCGTACTACTTCTGCTCGGACGTCATCTTCCAGTAG